A single genomic interval of Anopheles marshallii chromosome 2, idAnoMarsDA_429_01, whole genome shotgun sequence harbors:
- the LOC128707976 gene encoding heterogeneous nuclear ribonucleoprotein R produces the protein MAEGNGEVVEEMANQKSGEGGDGERTQDYSKLLEYGLHVMVAGRLDAIYKTGKLAHSELDERALDALKEFHVEGALDVLDQFLDSNLEHVSNKSAFLCGVMKTYRQKVRATQQGQPAPAVTVQAKGPDEEKIKAILERTGYTLDVTTGQRKYGGPPPNWTGNTPGNGCEVFCGKIPKDMYEDELIPLFEKCGKIWDLRLMMDPMTGTNRGYAFVTFTSRDAASNAVRELNDYEIRNGKKIGVTISFNNHRLFVGNIPKNRDRDELLEEFAKHAPGLVEVIIYSSPDDKKKNRGFCFLEYESHKAASLAKRRLGTGRIKVWNCDIIVDWADPQEEPDEQTMSKVKVLYVRNLTQDTSEEKLKESFEQFGRVERVKKIKDYAFVHFEDRDNAVKAMKDLDGKEIGGSNIEVSLAKPPSDKKKKEEILRARERRMTQFLQTRIGLVNTVPSFPSMSPQHAGMMPGAMPPMRVPSGPGGPRAPMRGGPMGGRGEYEHDYDTYGYADYTHRSMGSSGYYEASSYYDDYYRGGGSGCYGDGGEYYLDYASSATAAAAAAAAAAAAAAAAFTTGPGHHHHHHHAPSHHHSHNYHHHHHHHSAAAAAAIAAAGARNSSSAVGALGRRLKLF, from the exons ATGGCCGAAGGTAATGGTGAGGTTGTAGAAGAGATGGCAAATCAAAAATCTGGCGAGGGTGGCGACGGCGAACGAACGCAAGACTACTCAAAGCTGCTGGAATATGGATTACACGTCATG GTTGCCGGTCGGTTGGATGCCATCTACAAAACGGGCAAACTTGCCCATTCGGAACTAGACGAGAGGGCGCTGGATGCGCTGAAGGAATTCCATGTGGAAGGTGCCTTGGATGTACTGGACCAGTTCCTAGACTCGAACCTCGAACATGTGTCGAACAAATCGGCGTTCCTCTGCGGTGTTATGAAAACGTACAG ACAAAAAGTTCGGGCCACGCAACAAGGACAACCGGCACCTGCAGTCACAGTACAAGCGAAAGGGCCCGATGAGGAGAAAATTAAAGCAATTCTAGAGCGAACAGGATACACATTGGACGTCACCACAG GGCAACGCAAATATGGTGGCCCACCGCCGAACTGGACGGGCAACACGCCCGGGAACGGTTGCGAAGTCTTCTGTGGCAAAATACCAAAAGATATGTACGAGGACGAGCTGATCCCGCTGTTTGAAAAGTGCGGCAAAATCTGGGACCTTCGGCTAATGATGGACCCGATGACCGGCACCAACCGGGGTTACGCCTTCGTTACCTTCACCTCACGGGACGCGGCCTCGAACGCCGTACGGGAG CTGAATGATTATGAAATTCGGAATGGCAAAAAGATTGGTGTAACGATATCGTTTAACAATCACCGACTGTTTGTCGGCAATATTCCTAAGAATAGAGATCGCGATGAGTTGTTAGAGGAATTTGCGAAACATGCAC CGGGACTTGTGGAGGTAATTATTTATAGCTCACCAGACGACAAGAAAAAGAATCGGGGCTTTTGCTTCCTCGAGTACGAATCACACAAGGCAGCCTCTTTGGCGAAGCGGCGACTAGGCACCGGACGGATAAAG GTATGGAATTGTGATATAATAGTAGACTGGGCCGACCCACAGGAGGAACCGGACGAACAAACGATGAGCAAGGTCAAAGTATTATACGTACGAAACCTAACACAAGACACGAGCGAAGAAAAACTGAAG GAAAGTTTCGAACAGTTCGGCCGTGTTGAGCGAGTGAAGAAGATTAAAGACTACGCATTTGTTCACTTCGAGGATCGCGACAATGCCGTGAAAGCAATGAAGGATCTGGATGGCAAAGAGATCGGTGGATCCAACATAGAA GTATCGCTAGCTAAACCCCCGTCcgacaaaaagaagaaggaagaaatacTACGAGCTCGTGAAAGGCGCATGACTCAGTTTCTGCAAACTAGAATAGGCTTGGTGAA TACGGTTCCATCGTTTCCCAGCATGTCGCCGCAGCACGCCGGCATGATGCCCGGTGCGATGCCACCGATGCGAGTGCCTAGCGGACCGGGAGGTCCGCGTGCTCCGATGCGGGGCGGCCCGATGGGCGGCCGGGGCGAGTACG AACACGACTACGATACGTACGGGTACGCGGATTACACGCACCGGAGCATGGGATCCTCCGGGTATTATGAGGCCTCGTCGTACTACGACGATTACTACCGTGGAGGCGGCAGTGGATGTTATGGCGACGGTGGCGAGTACTATCTCGACTACGCTTCGAGTGCGACGGCGGCGGccgcagctgcagcagcagcagccgccgccgccgccgctgcCTTTACCACCGGTCCcggtcaccatcatcatcaccatcatgcaCCATCGCATCATCACAGCCACAactatcatcatcaccatcatcaccatagTGCCGCTGCCGCTGCAGCCATTGCCGCCGCGGGAGCACGCAACAGTAGCAGTGCGGTGGGTGCGCTCGGGCGCCGGCTGAAGCTATTCTAG